The DNA segment TAGGCGGTGCATATCTCTCAATAGGCCTTTTAAACAGCTTCAGCACAGACATGTCCAGTGGCAGAGGTTACATCGCTTTGGCAGCTATGATATTTGGTAAATGGACGCCTTTTGGTTCTTTTGGCGCAGCTTTGCTTTTTGGCTTTGCTACTGCTTTGAGCATGCAGCTTCAAAACAGTGCCTTGTCAAAAAATATAATCATGATGCTTCCATATATTCTCACAGTTTTGGCTCTTGTAGGTGTTGGCGGCAAGAGTGTACCACCTGCGGCAGATGGCGTTCCGTATACTCCTAAGAAATGAGGATCAATATGTTAGTGCCTGACAAAAAGCCACTTTATGAATTAGCCTTAAACAAGATGGAGGAGCTTATTAAGACTGGCGTATGGAAGGAAGGCATGAAACTTCCTTCTGAAGCTTCTCTATCGAAAGAATTTGGAATAAGCAGAGCTACACTCAGGGAAGCTATGAGAATAATGGAAGATGAAGGCCTTATAATGAAACAGCAAGGCGTTGGGACATTTGTCAGAAAAAAGCCGATAATTAGAAGTGGGCTTGAGGAGCTTTTTAGCGTCACGTCCCTTATTAAAAGGCAGGGGATGAAGCCTGGCACGAAGGACTTTACTTTCTACAAATTGCCTGCTTTAGAAAGCGAAGCAGAGAAATTAAAACTAAATCCTGGCGAAGAAATTTACAAAGTTGAAAGGGTAAGGACTGCTGATGGTATACCTGTTGTCTACTGTGTAGACAGATTGCCGCATAAAATAGTAGGAGATAATTTTAACGGTTTTGAGGAATCTATGTTTACTTTTTTGGAAAAAGAGCACAGCATAAAGATAACGTACGCTGTATCAAGTATTAAAGTCGTAAAAAATGATGTGATATTGGAGAAAAAGCTTAATATAGGGAAAAATGGTTCGGTTTTGCTTTTAGAGCAAATACACTACGATGAAAACAATAGGCCGATTCTTTTCTCATCAAATTATTTTAATGCGGATAAGTTTGACTTTTACGTCATCAGGAAGCGGGACTGATGGGAGGTATGATGATGGATTACGAAAAGTTGTTGGAGGCTGCAAAAGAGGTGAGGGAAAGTGCTTATGCACCATATTCTAAATTTAAAGTTGGAGCCTGCGTTGTAACAAAAAACGGGAAGATCTACAAAGGATGCAATATCGAAAATTCTTCATATGGACTCACTAATTGTGCCGAAAGAACTGCACTTTTTAGTGCTTACGCAAATGGAGATAGAGAGATAGAGGCGATTGCAGTTGTAGCTGATACAGATGGACCTGTCTCACCTTGTGGCGCATGCAGACAGGTCATGTACGAGTTAGGTGGAGAAGACATGACGGTTATCTTGGGAAACATGAAGGGAGATTTTGTAGTAAAAAAAGCAAAAGATCTTCTGCCGTATGCATTTTCTCTGAAAGATGAAAAATAATATTCGTGATATTTATTTGATATTATTTGTTGAGGGCATTATTGATAGAGGTGATTAAATGGTAAACAGAGTTTTACTTATTGTATTAGATAGCGTTGGAGCTGGTGAAGCGCCAGATGCGCATAAATATGGTGATGTAGGCTCAAACACTCTTGGACACATATGCGATGTGACAGGTATTAGGCTTCCTAATTTAGGCAAATTAGGGCTTGGTAACATACTGCCGCTTAAAAGTGTAGATGCTGATAAGTCTGCGATAGGTGCTTATGGGAAGATGCAAGAACATTCAGCAGGAAAAGACACGACGACGGGGCATTGGGAAATAGCAGGCCTTTGGATAGATAAGGCTTTTCCTACATTTCCAAATGGATTTCCTGATGAAGTGATAAGCAAGTTTGAAGAGAGAATAGGCAGAAAAGTTATAGGAAATAAGCCTGCATCGGGGACAGAGATAATAGAAGAATTGGGAGAAGAGCATGTAAAAACTGGTTATCCGATAGTTTATACATCGGCGGACAGCGTTTTCCAAATTGCTGCCCATGAAGGCGTTATACCTTTAGATGAACTTTACAGGATGTGTGAGATAGCCAGAGAAATACTGACAGGTGACTATGCAGTAGGCAGAGTCATAGCAAGGCCTTTTGTTGGGGAAGCTGGGAATTTTGTTAGAACGGAAAACAGAAGGGACTTTTCCTTAAAGCCATTTAGCCCTACTATATTGGATAAGTTAAAAGACGCGGGGCACGAGGTTTTTGCGATAGGAAAGATTGAAGATATTTTTGCGGGATGCGGTATAACAGGGAAGGACCATTCTACAAATAACAAAGATGGTATAATAGCGACTTTAAATGCTTTGGATAAAGTCAAAGAAGGGCTTATTTTCACAAATTTAGTTGATTTTGATATGCTTTATGGGCATAGAAACAATCCTTACGGATACGCAGATGCCCTAAAATATTTTGATGACCATCTTCCTGAAATAGTCTCAAAGCTTAAAGATGATGATTTGCTTATTATTACAGCAGATCATGGAAATGATCCTACAACGGCCAGCACAGATCATTCAAGAGAGTACGTGCCGCTTTTGGTGTACAACCGCAGATTTACACATGGTAAAGATTTAGGCATAAGACAGACATTTTCTGATATTGCTGCAACAATAGCGGAAATATTTAATGTTGATGGTACTGGTCATGGAACTTCATTTCTTAGTGAATTGCCATTTTGATAAGGAGGATCTTTTATGAGAATGTACGACCTTATAATGAAAAAGAGGGATGGAGGCACTTTTACAAAAGATGAGATAGATTTTATCATATCTTCATATACAAAAGACTATATACCTGATTATCAGATGAGCGCTCTTTTAATGGCCATATACTTTAACGGCATGACGAATGAAGAGACAGCCCACATGACAATGGCTATGGCTCATTCTGGCGATGTGCTTGATTTATCGGAAATAAAAGGGATTAAGGTAGATAAACATTCTACTGGCGGTGTTGCAGATACTACTACTTTAGTTTTGGCACCTCTCGTAGCAGCGTGCGGTGCACCTGTTGCGAAAATGTCTGGAAGGGGACTGGGGCATACTGGTGGTACGATAGATAAGCTTGAATCGATACCGGGCATGAGGGTTGAACTAAGTGAACAAGAATTTATAGACAATGTGAATAAATACGGCATAGCTGTCGTAGGGCAATCCAGCAATCTGACGCCGGCCGATAAGAAGCTTTACGCTTTAAGAGATGTAACTGCCACAGTCGATTCGATACCACTTATAGCAAGCTCTATAATGAGCAAGAAGATTGCGTCTGGTGCTGATGGAATTGTGCTGGATGTAAAAGTGGGCCGCGGTGCCTTTATGAAGGACATAGAAAGCGCCAAAAAGCTTGCAAATCTCATGGTTGAGATAGGCAATTCCGTTGGAAGAAAGACAGTGGCACACGTTACAAATATGGATGAGCCATTGGGACTTGCTATTGGCAATTCATTGGAGGTAGTAGAAGCTATTGATGTTTTAAAAGGAAATGGTTCGAAGGACCTTATCGATGTGTGCATGGTTTTAGGTGCTGATATGCTTACAATTGCTGGTGTTGCAAAAGACACCGATGAAGCAAAGATGATGATGGAAGAAGCTTTGACAAGTGGAAAGGCTTTGCAAAAATTTAGGGAATTCATAAAAGCTCAAGGTGGAGATGAAAGGATAGTAGATGATCTTTCATTGCTGCCACAGGCTAAATACGTTGAACCGTGGATTGCTGATGAAGATTTGTATATAAAAGATTTGTACGCATTAGATTTAGGGCTTATAGCTATGAGATTAGGTGCTGGAAGATCTACAAAAGAAGACACCATAGATCTATCGGTTGGTATAATGTTAGGCGGAAAAATAGGCGACTTTATAAAGAAAGGCCAACCTATCGCTACAGTATATGCTAATGATAAAAACAAACTGGATTGGGCGATGAATGAAATCAAAAAATATATATTAGTATCTGATCAATATGTGGAAAGGCCTCAATTGATTTACATGTAAAATTCCTCAATGAGGAATTTTTTTTTGCAATCATTTAATATTTTACAATTAATGCCGATATAGTAGTCAAAAGGTTTTATCTATGGAGGGGTGTAAATGACAAAAACATTAAGGGGCGAACTCATAAGAGCATTTGTAGTAATCGGTATTTTGCTTTTGGTATTATCTTTTACAGTAAATCTTGGAATGATAAACACAAAAAACAACATCAACAATTTAAAAAAGTTTGTCATTAACCAAGTGCTTTACATTTCAAATTCACAGGTGCAGTTGGCGCAGTACAGCAGTGTCCTTCTCAATGATGTAAATAATTACACGATGGGTCAAAGCACCAAAAGCGCTTTAAGGACAGATTTAAGCAATATAACCCAAAACGTAAACAGTCTTGGAAACGCTTTAGACGATTTTAAAGGCACTAATATATACAACCAGCTAAAGTCAGACGTAGATGGCATCAATGACAGCATAAAAAATATTAGTTCCGCGATAGACAGCTTAAATGAAAAGTACATACTTGATCAAGACAGCGATAAGACCTTGAAGGTAAGCTATTATGCGACACAAATACAAAATAACATGACAGACTTTAGCAATAAGTATTCGCAGGGCTTTTTGCCAATGTTTAACGATATGATATCGCAAAATGACAGGACATTTAAGATGTCCATCGCAATCAGCGTAGTGATAATAATTGTGATAATTATTTACTCGCTGATAACCGTAAGGAGATTGAGAAAGCTTTCGAGGCTTATAAACAGCGAAGTAAATAAATCGATGGAGCATTCTGAAAAGGTTCTCGATTCTTCGATACATCTTAAGAAGATGGCAGAGGAGAACACTGGAAACATCAAAATGTCAAGAGACGGAATTGAGCAGCTTACCGAAAGCATCAACACTATTGCAGAAAATGCCAATGAAGTGGCTATGTCTATATCAAATGTATCTGAGGTTAATGAAGAGTTGGCAAGATCTTCTGACACGCTGCTAAATGACATGAATAGCGCTATATCAAAGATAAGAGAAATAGAGGAAAATGTAAAAAGTCAAGGCGATGTTGTGAGAAATCTCATAAATACGTTGAATCAGAGCCTTAAAAATTCAAAAGCCAATTCCAATGAGCTAAAAGAGTTGGACAAGAAGATGGGTGGAATAAAAGAGATACTGTCGGCCATATCAGAGATAGCCGATCAGACGAATTTATTGTCCTTAAACGCTGCTATAGAAGCCGCAAGAGCTGGAGAATATGGAAAAGGCTTTGCAGTTGTGGCGGATGAGATAAGAAAATTGGCTAAACAGTCTACAGATAGCGTCGTAAAAATAAGCGAAATAATAGAGAACATAACCAGCTACACAGGTGTGACAATTGACAGTGTAATAAGCGACATAGACAATTCAGCTAAAGCAGCAACCGAAGTCAACAAAGTCTTAGACATATTTAACGATGTAAAGAAAGCATTTGACGAGATCTCTATGGTTATTGGGAACATATCCAGTGTGACTTCTGAAACTGCTGCAAGCTCTGACAAGACTTTGAATGCTGTAAAGAGCGTCATGGGCGCATCACAAAACATATCAGCGCAAGTAGAGGAGCTTTTGGCGTCTTCTGAGCAACTTTTGGATATTATAAACAGAGTAGACGAAAATAACACAAAGAACTTGGACTATGTAAATAATCAGGTTGCGTTTACAGAGGAGCAAAAAGCCAATATGGAGAGCATAACAAAAGTAGTCAAAAAGTTATGAGTGTTTTACATTTTCATAAATATTTGGTATAATTGCATTAGAAGGCGTGTAACTCTTGTTGAGGCATTAGCCGGTGAGGTTTTATTACCTTGCCGGCTATTATTTTTTAGGAAGAAAGGATGGTAATTTATGAAGAGAATTTTTGAGCTAACATCAAGCGACATCATGAACATGACAGGCAGAGAATTGCTTGAAACGATACGGCTATCTGAAGGAAGGACTGTCATGGCAGAGACGATAGTGACTTTTCCGACGCCGATTTATGGTGTATCAAATCCAGAGTTGGCGGCAGCATTTGGCGCAGATCTAATAACGCTAAACTTTTTTGATTTTAAAAACCCGTTTATATTCGGAATTGACGATCTTGATGTAAATATCTCTAAAGGATTTGGAGAGATAGGAGTACTTGCAGAAAGAGCATTAAAGAATTCAAATGATCCAAATTACATCAAGAAATTAAAAGATATAACGGGTAGGATAATTGGTGTCAACATAGAACCTGTTCCTGATGATGTCCAATATGTAGAAGGCAGGAAATTAAACAAGGAAAACCTTGAAAAGGTTAAATTTTATGGTTTTGACTACATTATGATAACCGGAAATCCAAATACGGGAGTAAGCGCTGAAACGATTGTAAATGGCATTGAGATGGCTCGAAACTTATTGGGCGACGACATGATGATAATTGCTGGCAAAATGCACGGTGCAGGGTCAGGCAACATATACGATCCACAATTGCTTGAAAAGTTTGTCAAAGCTGGTGCTGACTGCATACTCATACCTGCACCTGGAACTGTTCCGGGCATTGATTTGACTACAGCAAAAAAGATGATTGATGTCGTACACGATGCAGGTGCATTGGCACTTAGTGCTATTGGCACATCTCAAGAAGGATCTCAAAAAAGTGTAATTGAGAACATTGCGCTGCAATCCAAGATGGCTGGCAGTGATATACAGCATATAGGCGATGCTGGATTCACACCTGGCATAGCAACGCCAGAAAACATAATGGCTTTGTCTGTTGCCATAAGAGGTGTAAGGCATACGTATAGAAGGATGGCATATTCAATAAAAAAATAGGTATTGACAAGATATGCAATGTGATGTATAATTGTATTGTAAACGAATAAATGATGATTTCAGCGTGTTACTGGTAAAGCAGGCATGAGCTGGTTAGGTTTTGATACCTTGCCAGCTCTTTTTTATGCCAAAAAAATTTAAGGAGGTATAGTAAATGAAAGGATTAGGTAACTTACAAAAGCTTGGCAAAGCCTTGATGCTTCCAATAGCAGTTTTACCTGCTGCTGCATTGCTTTTAAGGCTTGGAGCAAAGGATGTTTTCAACATTCCGTTTATCACAAATGCTGGCGGAGCTATATTTGACAACTTGCCGCTTATCTTTGCGATAGGCATAGCAATAGGCTTTGCTGGCGGCGATGGAGTTGCTGGTCTTGCAGCTACTGTCGGATATTTGGTATTGACGAAAGGTGCAACGACTATAAATAAAGACATAAACATGGGCGTTTTAGGCGGTATCCTTATAGGTATCATAGCTGGTTATTTGTACAATAGGTACCACGACGTAAAATTGCCCGATTTCTTAGGTTTCTTTGGAGGCAAGAGATTTGTCCCCATAATTACGTCATTGGCAGCTTTGGTATTGGCTTTTGCTGCAGGTTATGTATGGCCGCCAATACAAAACGTCATATACGCGTTAGGAAAGTGGATAATAAGCGCAGGCGCATTTGGCGTATTTATCTATGGAGTATTGAATAGGTTGCTTATTCCAGTTGGACTTCATCATGTTATTAATAGCCTCGTTTGGTTTGTATTTGGGTCGTTTAAATCTGCATCTGGCGCAGTTGTAACTGGTGATTTAAATAGATTTTACGCAGGAGATCCAACTGCCGGTAGATTTATGACAGGCTTCTATCCTATAATGATGTTTGCACTGCCTGCAGCGGCACTTGCTATGGTGATGGCTGCTAAGCCAAAGAACAGAAAAGCAGTATCTGGTATCATGATTTCAGCGGCACTTACGGCTTTCCTCACAGGTATAACAGAGCCAATTGAATTTGCTTTCATGTTTTTAGCACCTGTTTTGTACGTTGTACACGCAATTTTAACAGGTTTGTCGCTGGCAATAACGTATTTGCTTGGAATAAGGATGGGCTTTGGATTCTCTGCAGGTCTTATAGACTATATCCTAAGCTTTGGAATATCATCTAAACCGCTGCTTTTATTGCTGATAGGAATAATTTACGCTGTTGTTTACTTCGTTGTTTTCTACTTCCTCATCGTCAAATTGAATTTGCCTACACCAGGAAGGCTTGATGAGGATACGGATGAAAGTAACGAGCAATTGTCAAGTTCTGACATAGGTGAGATGGCTCAAAATTATTTAGCTCTTTTAGGAGGAGCTGGCAACATCGTATCTTTGGAGTCATGCATCACAAGGCTTCGTTTAAGCGTCAAAGATGACACTGTCATAAACGACGATGAACTTAAAAAAGCTGGAGCGAATGGCGTTATAAGGATGGGCAAAGGAGCATTACAAGTTATCGTTGGCACAAAGGCAGATTTAATAGCACAAGAGATGCAGAAACGTATGAAGAAAAAATGATCATTAGCGGCCTCTATGGCCGCTTAAAATATATTTTACTATTAACAATAAATTATATATTATTATTTTATGCACAATATTATTGAAAGGATTGGTTCTTATGTTCAATATATTTAAGAAGAAATTTATAGGCGAAACAATAGTATCACCATTTAACGGAAAAGTGATAAATATTGAAGATGTTCCTGATCCAGTATTTTCAGGAAAAATGGTTGGAGATGGTGTCGCCATTGAGCCTAAAGACGGCGTAGTGTATTCGCCTGTAGATGGGGAAGTAATTCAACTTTTTCCTACGAAACACGCCATAGGCATAAGATCATCTGGTGGACTTGAAATTTTGATTCACATTGGCATGGATACGGTAGAGATGAAAGGCGATGGATTTGAAAGCCTTGTTAAAGAAGGAGAAGAAGTCAAAGCAGGTGATAAGCTTATAGTGTTTGATATTGACAAGGTAAAGGAAAATCATCCTATCATAAGTCCTGTAATTATTACGAATATGGAACTTGTAGATAAGATGAAGAAAAGAGAAAGCGGTGTCACAGTTGAAGGAGGAAAAACTGAAATAATGAAAATAAACTTAAAATGACATATAGAAATTTTAGGAGGGGAGGGTAATGTTCACTGCTTTAAAGGTATTAAATAACAATGTCGTAATGGCTTGTGATGAAAAGAATGTAGAGTGTATAGTTGTAGGAAAAGGTATAGGATTTTCTAAAAAGCCAGGTGATGTGATAAATGAAAGAATTGAAAAAGTCTATTATCTGCAGGAGAAAGCCAATGTTATGAAGTTTTCAGAATTGCTTGATAATATAAGAGATGAAGTTATTGGAATATCTGAGGAACTCATAGCATACGCTGAAAGTGTTAAAGGGCGAAAATTGAATGAACACATCCACATTGCGCTGCCTGATCATATAGCATTTGCCATTGAAAGAATAAAAGGTGGAATAGACATAAAGAACCCTTTTAATCAAGAAATAAGTGCTCTTTACAAAGATGACTATAAAATAGCACTTAGGGCTATAGATTTAATAAACGACAGGCTAAACGTAAGGCTTCCTGAGGATGAGGCGGGATTTATTGCGCTGCATCTTCATGCGGCATTTGAAAATTCTGGTGTGTCAGTCACTATGAAAAACACGAGGCTTGTTTCGGAGCTTGTGAAAAGTATTGAAGAAATGATAGGCAGAAAGATTGAGACTGATTCTATTGATTACTTAAGGCTTATTACACACTTAAAATTTGCAGTAGACAGAATAGAAAGAGGTATGCCGATTTCAAATGAACTTCTTCTGCCGATAAAGCGAAAATTTAAGAAAGCTTATAAGATAGCTGCAACCATTGCCAAACTCATCGGAAATTCATTAGGTATGAATGTGCCTGAAGATGAAATAGGTTATTTAGCCATACACATACAGAGATTGATGAATGATGTGCAAAAGCCAGATTAGTACGTATAATCTGGCTTTTGCAATTTTAAATATAAAAAATTGCAAAAACTATTGACTTTATTTCTTTATATGAATAAAATATATACATAAGTTTCTTTGATTTAAGAAGGGGGAAGTTCGATGAAATTCAAAAAAGAGGATGGTAAATTGTACCTCGTCGATACAACACTGAGAGATGGAGAACAAACAGCCGGTGTTGTTTTTGCTAATAGTGAAAAAATCAGGATTGCGAAAATGTTAGATGAAATTGGCGTGCATCAACTTGAAGTCGGAATTCCAACGATGGGCGGAGATGAGAAAGAGACTATTGCAAAAATTGCAAAACTTGGACTTAATGCCAGTATAATGGCATGGAACAGAGCTGTTGTAAATGATGTGAAAGAATCGTTAGAATGCGGTGTTGATGCTGTTGCGATTTCGATCTCGACTTCAGATATACACATAGAACACAAGCTTAGAACTTCAAGGCAGTGGGTTTTGGATCACATGACAAGCGCAGTTGAATTCGCCAAAAAAGACGGTGTCTACGTTTCTGTAAATGCAGAGGATGCGTCCAGGACAGATATGGACTTTCTCATAGAGTTTGCAAGGTGTGCAAAACAAGCAGGTGCAGACAGGTTGAGATTCTGCGATACTGTTGGCATATTGGATCCTTTTAAGACATACGACATCATAAAAAAGATTAAAGAAGCCATAGATATAGATATTGAGATGCATACGCATAACGATTTTGGAATGGCGACGGCAAACGCTCTTGCCGGTTTTAAAGCTGGTGCTAACTTTATAGGCGTCACTGTAAATGGCCTCGGTGAAAGGGCAGGAAATGCAGCATTAGAGGAAGTAGTGATGGCACTAAAGCATGTATATAAGTACGACATCAATATAGACACAAAAAGGTTTAGAGAGATTTCAGAGTATGTGTCTACAGCATCTGGAAGGCAACTGCCGTCGTGGAAGGCGATTGTTGGCACAAATGTGTTTGCACACGAGTCGGGAATTCACGTTGATGGAGCTCTTAAAGATCCTCACACGTATGAAATATTCGACCCAGATGAAGTAGGTCTTGAAAGACAGATTGTGATAGGCAAGCATTCAGGTACAGCAGCGCTAATAAACAAATTCAAAGAGTACGGAAGGGTATTGCCTGAGGAGGAAGCAAAAGAACTTTTGCCTTATGTGAGAAGTTTGTCTATTCAGCTTAAAAGGCCGCTTTTTGACAAAGAATTGATATATCTTTATGAGGAGCACATATCTAAGATTAAGGCAATTTAATTAGAGGGGGATGACAAGTGAATTTAACGCAAAAAATTTTGAGGAAGCATTTGGTGGAAGGAGAACTTGTAAAAGGACAGGAGATCGCTATTAAGATAGATCAGACACTGACGCAGGATTCTACAGGAACTATGGCTTATCTGGAGTTGGAGGCTTTAGGAGTGGACAAAGTGAAGACGGAGCTTTCTGTCGCTTATGTCGATCATAACATGCTGCAGGAAGGTTTTGAAAATGCAGATGACCACAAATACATCCAGACTGTTGCTGCGAAGCATGGAATATACTTCTCAAGGCCAGGCAATGGTATTTGCCATCAAGTCCATCTTGAGAGATTTGGCAAACCGGGTAAGACGCTTTTAGGGTCTGACAGCCATACGCCTACAGGCGGTGGCATAGGTATGCTGGCCATTGGTGCTGGAGGACTTGATGTGGCATTGGCTATGGCTGGTGAGCCCTACAGGTTGGTTATGCCAGAAGTGATCAATGTTAGACTTACTGGAAAATTAAAACCATGGGTGTCATCGAAAGACATCATACTTGAGCTTTTAAGAAGGCTTACTGTAAAAGGCGGGGTTGGAAAGGTATTTGAGTACACAGGAGATGGAGTTGCAACACTGTCCGTTCCTGAAAGAGCTACCATTACAAATATGGGAGCCGAATTAGGAGCGACTACATCTATATTTCCGTCTGATTTCCGCACTTATGAATTTTTAAAAGCCCAAAAGAGAGAAGACGACTTTGAAGCACTGCTGCCAGACGACGATGCCGAGTATGATGGCGTCATAGAAATCAATCTTGATGAATTAGAGCCGATGGTGGCATTGCCTCACAGTCCAGACAATGTAATAAAAGTGAAAGATGCAGGAAAGCTTAAAGTCGATCAAGTGGCAATTGGATCTTGCACAAACTCGTCCTACATGGACATGATGAAAGTAGCGGCCATATTAAAAGGTGGTCTTATCGCAGAAGGAGTAAGCTTAGTCATATCTCCTGGTTCAAGGCAAGTTTTAAACATGCTTGCA comes from the Thermoanaerobacterium aotearoense genome and includes:
- a CDS encoding aconitate hydratase; the protein is MNLTQKILRKHLVEGELVKGQEIAIKIDQTLTQDSTGTMAYLELEALGVDKVKTELSVAYVDHNMLQEGFENADDHKYIQTVAAKHGIYFSRPGNGICHQVHLERFGKPGKTLLGSDSHTPTGGGIGMLAIGAGGLDVALAMAGEPYRLVMPEVINVRLTGKLKPWVSSKDIILELLRRLTVKGGVGKVFEYTGDGVATLSVPERATITNMGAELGATTSIFPSDFRTYEFLKAQKREDDFEALLPDDDAEYDGVIEINLDELEPMVALPHSPDNVIKVKDAGKLKVDQVAIGSCTNSSYMDMMKVAAILKGGLIAEGVSLVISPGSRQVLNMLAKNGALSDMISAGARILETACGPCIGMGQAPATNAISLRTFNRNFYGRCGTKSAKVYLVSPEVAAASALAGYLIDPRELGEEIKIQMPSEFFVNDNMIIKPPVNADEFDVVRGPNIKPFPINTPLADIEKTVLIKVGDDITTDHIMPSNAKLLPLRSNIPELSKHCFETIDPDFSKRALENGGGIIVGGNNYGQGSSREHAALAPLQLGVKAVIAKSFARIHKANLINSGILPLTFVSEDDYDKIDEGDVLKIEGAVNQVKSKGKIVVKNVTKGYEFEVDLDVSDRNREILIEGGLINYVRKKDKV